The DNA region tgataaatgcttttgttcaaaaattccaccccaatgacagaacccatgattttctgtttctcattaaattataagtatggttaatcaccaagaaaaactcctaaatcttttttgaatttttcctggcaccctttttatcttttattacatcaatagaaggaaataaccagtaaaatttaaaagaaaagtgcttttaacttgaatttaaacctccatgagggaacccatggttttcggcttcgcgttgaaatgtcagtataacttaatcacacaggacacctacttagTCTTTTTGTGTTAATGTTTGCAGCCttatctatcttttattacatcaatacaaagaaataaacagcattagttaaatgataaatgctcttgttcaaaaattccaccccaatgacagaacccatgattttctgtttctcattaaattatcagtatggttaatcaccaagaaaaactcctaaatcttttttgaatttttcctggcaccctttttatcttttattacatcaatagaaggaaataaccagtaaaatttaaaagaaaagtgcttttatcttgaatttaaacctccatgagggaacccatggttttcggcttcgcgttgaaatgtcagtataacttaatcacacaggacacctacttagTCTTTTTGTGTTAATGTTTGCAGCCttatctatcttttattacatcaatacaaagaaataaacagcattagttaaatgataaatgctcttgttcaaaaattccaccccaatgacagaacccatgattttctgtttctcattaaattatcagtatggttaatcaccaagaaaaactcctaaatcttttttgaatttttcctggcaccctttttttatcttttattacatcaatagaaggaaataaccagtaaaatttaaaacaaaagtgcttttaacttgaatttaaacctccatgagggaacccatggttttcggcttcccgttgaaatgtcagtataACTTAATCACATATGAaacctactaagtctttttgtgttaatatttgcagcctaatctatcttttattacatcaatacaaagaaaaaacagcattagttaaatgataaatgcttttgttcaaaaattccacccaatgacagaacccatgattttctgtttctcattaacttatcagtatggttaatcaccaagaaaaactcctaaatcttttttgaatttttcctggcacccttttttatcttttattacatcaatacaagaaaataaccagtaaaatgtaaaagaaaagtgcttttaatttgaatttaaacctccatgagggaacccatggttttcagcttcgcgttgaaatgtcagtacaatttaatcacataggaaacctactaagtctttttgtgttaatatttgcagcctaatgtatcttttattacatcaatacaaagaaataaacagcattagttaaatgataaatgcttttgtttaaaaattccaccccaatgacagaacccatgattttctgtttctcatttaattatcagtatggttaatcacaaagaaaacattctaaatcttttggaatttacCCTCACATCCCAAttcatcttttattacatcaatacaaagaaatagacagcattagttaaatgataaatgcttttgtttaaaagtgcCACCCCAATGAAatagcccatgactttctgtttctcgttaaattatcagtatggttaatcagcaaggaaaccttctaaatcttttggaatatattgcttatattacagtaatcttaatcatagacaatcagttgaaatcgaagaatCTTTTGGCAGCAAGGGACAGTTTggggggaaaaaagtacccgtcaaaatgtttgtaaaaatggagagttgctatacttgaaggcttatatgtgttgttaatattcatgaaatgatttttaatgattatcattagttagagggggtactcttgttgaaattgatttgcaatatgtaggcccctaaTGTTAGGTTCCTgggaatcagaagtaaaattgGAAACTTGCGGTTATgtctgttgtgttgactttacacaatTTTACTAATACCTAGAAAACTCAATAAGACATTTAAGGTTCATCTTTTAACCTTAACCTTTTACATCAAACATTACAGCTTAACATCTATTGTGGGAGTTTTAAGAAGAGTTCATTTCGTCATTTACaataattgatatttgtaaatttgaatgcaaaccggaacattaaatgaattttgtttcgtcttaaaagagcttctactgaagtataagttcaaaacttaacccccataCAGGGTTCAACaacaagtttatggtttcaggtttaaatgtgaGGTAAAATGGCtggtaaagaaatttaacctaaacaacaatcactatatatatgtatcaatcCAGCTTCAACTCCGCCCTTCacagaccacgtgacaattcggtgacattgacgagttgatacagcaaatgatttcgtaaatatgcctttaccctaacccaacccaaccctaacccctaaccctaaccctaaccctaacccaacccaacccaacccaacccaaccctaaccctaaccctaaccctaaccctaaccccaaccccaaccccaaccctaaccctaaccctaaccctaaccccaaccctaaccctaaccctaaccctaaccctaacccaaccctaaccctaaccctaaccctaaccctaacccaaaccctaaccctaaccctaaccctaaccctaacccaaccctaacccaaccctaaccctaaccctaacccaaccctaaccctaaccctaaccctaaccccctaacccctaaccctaaccctaaccctaaccctaaccccgagctaaccctgatttttagggtcatcccgggtttatcatctaaaatctactcccagaccttgatattcggggataatgttgtacagaggtaggtcacatgaaatatccaccaacccttccccaacccggaagtttaagggctaaccccgagctaaccctgatttttagggtcatcccgggtttatcatctaaaatctaatcccagaccttgatattcggggataatgctGTACAGAGGctgttgaaattaaatatacattaaacttTCCCAAACTTGGATTTTTAAAGGGATAAAGTTTTATCCACTATGTATAACTGATGTTGCGCTGGGCGGACTGTTGAAAAACTAaccaacaaattattttaaagatcattCGTTTATTAGTTTTCATATTTGTTGTTAAAACATACTCATTTTTTACTCTTATCAAAAATGAcatcaacatatattttatgaagttaCTTTCCTTACATCAACATaatgttaatataatatatagctTCCTGCTTCTTTTACCTTTCATTACTTTAGCAAATTTGCACTAACAAAAGGTTTACATAAAGGATAACATAAATGATAAGCAATACTTAGTGAACAGATGCTTTTCTTTTTACACAAACCATAAGCAAACTTTTATTGCAAATCATTCCCAACCAAGTTGTCTAGCTCTTGCTGGAGCTTTGTTCTTTCGTTGATTGCTCTTTTCTTCTTGactattttctttactttgtcCTGTAAATAGTTGGTGAAATCCCCGCGGACGTCTGGCTTCCATCCCTCGCTCCATATGCGATCCTCCACACcatcttttatcaaattttggaTGTCTACCATTTTTGCTATTGTaacaaaacaacactttttgaGTTCTCATTCTATCTCAAAGCATAAGCATTACGAATAAATGAAACTGGCATTCAttcttttatcttaatttaacTATAAACGTTTCCCCGTTGCTATACATGGAGTATATTATACTTACTTGGAGAAATGGTTTCCTGCAATCCCAGCCAGTAATGAATGTACGCTAGCTGTAACTTCGAAACTTTTTCCTGTTCTTTGCGGTAGCTCCTTTCGATGCTCTTGAACACTTCCGCGACTTCTTTtcttatgttttcatttaattcttcCACAGATGTCGCGATCTTAGCTTCTGTTTCCTCTTCTTCAAATTCTTCATTGTctatcatttttctctttttaggaTTTACTAGAGCCATTTCTAACTCGTCTATTCTCGAGTTCACTTGACTAATTTGGAAGGAAAGTGCGTTTTCAAATTCAGGCTTCACCTCTTTATCAATTTTCTTATGAATCTGGTCCAAATCAGCTTCGAACTTGGCACCTTCTGTTCCTgagtccaattttttttcaaggttttcaAGCTTAATACCAACTTCTCTTATTTTACGACTGAACTTCCCGAGAGTCTCAAGGACAAATTCTCTTAAGGCTTCATACTTTGGATCGTTTTCatctatcaaat from Crassostrea angulata isolate pt1a10 chromosome 7, ASM2561291v2, whole genome shotgun sequence includes:
- the LOC128155268 gene encoding uncharacterized protein LOC128155268, which encodes MHVFESYLIDENDPKYEALREFVLETLGKFSRKIREVGIKLENLEKKLDSGTEGAKFEADLDQIHKKIDKEVKPEFENALSFQISQVNSRIDELEMALVNPKKRKMIDNEEFEEEETEAKIATSVEELNENIRKEVAEVFKSIERSYRKEQEKVSKLQLAYIHYWLGLQETISPTKMVDIQNLIKDGVEDRIWSEGWKPDVRGDFTNYLQDKVKKIVKKKRAINERTKLQQELDNLVGNDLQ